In the genome of Drosophila yakuba strain Tai18E2 chromosome 3R, Prin_Dyak_Tai18E2_2.1, whole genome shotgun sequence, one region contains:
- the LOC6536463 gene encoding WD repeat-containing protein 61 has translation MFSLLHKEENAHDSPLWACTWGRDTAAPDPDDAGTEPEEENPFDFDKKEARPKDFIVTGGLDDLVKVWDLQEDNTLKLRHKLKGHALGVVSVAVSSDGQTIASSSLDSTMCLWDARSGDKKHLLTFGPVDLWTVQFSPCNKYVISGLNDGKISMYSVETGKAEQTLDAQNGKYTLSIAYSPDGKYIASGAIDGIITIFDVAAGKVVQTLEGHAMPVRSLCFSPNSQMLLTASDDGHMKLYDVTHSDVVGTLSGHASWVLCVSFSEDGKHFASSSSDNSVKIWDTSERKCLHTFAEHTDQVWGVRYSPGNDKVASASEDKSLNIYYCPPNAIV, from the exons ATG TTTTCACTGCTTCATAAAGAGGAAAATGCGCACGATAGTCCGCTGTGGGCGTGCACCTGGGGACGCGACACTGCCGCCCCAGATCCGGATGACGCGGGCACGGAGCCAGAAGAGGAGAATCCCTTTGATTTCGACAAGAAGGAGGCGCGCCCAAAGGATTTCATAGTCACTGGCGGCCTGGACGACTTGGTAAAGGTGTGGGACTTGCAGGAGGACAACACGCTTAAGTTGCGCCACAAACTAAAGGGACATGCTCTGGGAGTCGTTTCTGTGGCAGTTAGTTCCGATGGACAGA CCATTGCCAGCAGCTCTCTGGATTCCACGATGTGTTTGTGGGATGCGCGATCTGGCGACAAGAAACACCTGCTGACCTTTGGGCCCGTTGATCTCTGGACGGTGCAATTTTCCCCCTGCAACAAATACGTGATATCCGGACTGAATGATGGCAAAATCTCCATGTACAGTGTGGAAACCGGAAAGGCAGAGCAGACATTAGATGCCCAAAACGGCAAATACACGCTTAGCATTGCCTAC AGTCCTGATGGCAAGTACATTGCCAGTGGAGCCATCGATGGTATCATCACCATTTTCGATGTGGCCGCGGGCAAGGTGGTTCAAACATTGGAAGGACACGCGATGCCAGTGCGCAGCCTGTGCTTTTCGCCAAACTCGCAGATGCTGCTCACTGCCTCGGATGATGGCCACATGAAGCTCTATGATGT cACGCACTCGGACGTTGTGGGCACCCTTTCCGGTCACGCTTCGTGGGTGCTGTGCGTGTCCTTCTCCGAGGACGGCAAGCACTTTGCCAGCTCATCCAGTGATAACAGCGTGAAAATATGGGATACCTCGGAGCGCAAGTGCCTACACACATTCGCCGAGCACACAGATCAGGTGTGGGGCGTGCGATATAGCCCCGGAAACGACAAGGTCGCCTCTGCATCCGAGGATAAGTCACTGAACATATACTACTGTCCGCCCAATGCCATTGTGTGA
- the LOC6536464 gene encoding protein NDUFAF4 homolog: MGQVVSMVARRANRFNVENRAHRVLEREKPTPAPKFDSNLRDMERTLELDPKFVDKLNMKDSSLDGRLKDVYVTSQDRFIKRVQERQAAEAAADQVEQRRLPLERKTPDDFEYGYQEPNRISPGHCTLRQALKFINDHQLDPESFPAKKIAHEYKLKEPLVENILHYFKTFNMYIPDQKYKDTMLTQATQPLLRVKSSSEGNS; encoded by the exons ATGGGTCAGGTGGTTTCCATGGTTGCCCGCCGGGCCAATCGCTTTAATGTCGAGAATCGCGCCCATCGCGTCCTGGAGCGCGAGAAGCCCACACCGGCACCCAAATTTGACTCGAATTTGAGAGACATGGAACGCACCCTGGAAT TGGATCCCAAGTTCGTGGACAAGCTCAATATGAAGGACTCCAGCTTGGACGGACGATTGAAAGACGTTTATGTAACCTCGCAGGATCGATTT ATCAAGCGAGTCCAGGAGCGCCAGGCAGCTGAGGCGGCAGCGGACCAAGTGGAACAGCGACGTCTGCCCTTGGAACGCAAAACGCCGGATGATTTCGAGTACGGATATCAGGAGCCGAACCGCATCAGCCCCGGTCATTGCACACTGCGCCAGGCGCTTAAGTTCATCAATGACCACCAGTTGGATCCGGAATCCTTCCCAGCCAAGAAGATAGCCCATGAATACAAGCTCAAGGAGCCTCTAGTTG AAAACATACTGCACTACTTTAAAACCtttaatatgtacataccCGACCAGAAGTACAAGGACACGATGCTAACTCAAGCCACGCAGCCCCTTCTGCGGGTTAAATCTAGCTCGGAGGGTAACTCGTAA
- the LOC6536465 gene encoding dimethyladenosine transferase 2, mitochondrial — translation MLPMRCSWSLARASYSTKPRKQLVARYSGEFPEKLLNRKHKVPTHMYIANAEAAGRISQYLEPHFQSSGCDTVMELNSGAGYFTRHLLDRESQFRRIILLETMDHFMPKIQELHALYPERVKVRQGDFVNLWKLVYMDKMDGGSRVADLLSDVPQKAYTDDINMLVFGAVGSYPFFKHLINSLIFQTSLFNLGRCEMILAMPPPIYIHLTCNNEIGYLIYRSTSVLFQILFKHQFIAKVPREDFLPQQTVYSPTKSSKLGKVQSINPEYLYLVKFTPRRNLHELCQSQDLPALWFFIKQNYVSRRNRIIPNLEKWVPGCGPRLIINPQSSESVKPIYPDELPKKLPQYSCQSTTMSTSNYYPGINIYTQFGDLLPSQMLTLFSQFRQWPEYGESSFLASLENALLKLETANDEPNLEDGVTLPEEDDAEADEMLEEESPESASTPAKRRRKASS, via the exons ATGCTGCCCATGCGATGCAGTTGGTCCTTGGCCCGGGCCAGCTACAGCACCAAGCCCAGGAAGCAGCTGGTGGCACGCTACAGCGGCGAGTTTCCCGAGAAACTGCTCAACCGAAAGCATAAGGTTCCCACTCACATGTACATTGCAAATGCGGAGGCTGCCGGAAGGATTAGCCAGTATCTGGAGCCCCATTTCCAGAGCTCCGGCTGCGATACGGTGATGGAACTCAATTCCGGTGCTGGCTACTTTACACGACATCTGTTGGACAGGGAATCCCAGTTCCGACGCATAATTCTGCTCGAGACCATGGATCACTTTATGCCCAAAATCCAGGAGCTACACGCGCTCTATCCGGAACGTGTAAAGGTGCGGCAAGGAGACTTTGTGAACCTGTGGAAGCTGGTGTACATGGACAAAATGGACGGTGGCTCCAGGGTGGCGGATCTCTTGAGTGATGTGCCCCAGAAGGCCTATACTGATG ACATAAACATGCTGGTCTTCGGCGCCGTGGGCTCGTATCCGTTCTTCAAGCACTTGATCAACTCCCTCATTTTTCAGACCAGCCTTTTCAATCTCGGACGGTGTGAGATGATCCTCGCCATGCCGCCACCCATATACATA CACCTCACCTGCAACAACGAAATTGGCTACCTCATTTACCGATCGACCAGCGTACTGTTCCAGATTCTGTTTAAGCACCAGTTCATAGCCAAGGTGCCGCGCGAGGATTTCCTACCACAGCAGACGGTCTATAGCCCCACCAAGAGCAGCAAGTTGGGCAAGGTGCAGTCCATCAATCCGGAGTACTTATACTTGGTGAAATTTACTCCGCGACGCAATCTCCATGAGCTATGCCAGTCTCAGGATCTACCCGCTCTCTGGTTCTTTATCAAGCAAAACTATGTGAGCCGACGAAACAGAATAATACCCAATCTAGA GAAATGGGTTCCCGGCTGTGGACCTCGGCTAATCATCAATCCGCAGTCCTCCGAGTCCGTGAAGCCCATATATCCAGATGAATTGCCCAAGAAACTACCACAGTACTCGTGCCAGAGTACCACAATGAGCACCAGCAACTACTATCCCGGCATCAACATCTATACCCAGTTTGGAGATCTACTACCCAGTCAAATGCTGACGCTATTTAGTCAGTTTCGTCAGTGGCCGGAGTACGGCGAGAGCTCTTTTCTCGCCTCGCTGGAAAATGCGCTGCTCAAGCTGGAGACTGCCAATGATGAGCCCAACCTAGAGGATGGCGTCACGTTGCCAGAAGAGGATGATGCGGAAGCAGATGAAATGCTCGAAGAAGAAAGCCCTGAATCCGCCAGCACTCCCGCTAAAAGACGCAGGAAAGCCAGTTCCTAg
- the LOC6536466 gene encoding uncharacterized protein LOC6536466: MINSRFLLIAVLIALIGKVARAQIAFVEDQDIDKKKANLAGRKPLYSPARCPKHQLLYPGDQQKQNDWVCDCAPATLYYPETDACYPAYRQGPCEPGQILVLYKERIIPECVRNPCSKDGHFMIRDTCYEFGNTKKEENPCPYQEATFVLGVNPSNLMVDCVKLSVQLQTRISDTEEAPPEYYVDVAEKCARGSRLLAQGKCP, translated from the exons ATGATCAATTCCCGATTTTTGCTGATCGCCGTGCTCATTGCACTTATTGGGAAAGTGGCACGCGCCCAAATCGCCTTCGTTGAGGATCAAGACATTGATAAGAAGAAGGCCAACCTTGCG GGTCGCAAGCCACTGTATTCGCCAGCCCGATGCCCCAAGCACCAGCTTCTTTATCCGGGGGaccagcagaagcagaacGACTGGGTCTGCGACTGCGCGCCAG CCACACTCTATTACCCAGAGACCGATGCCTGCTATCCGGCCTACCGGCAGGGACCATGTGAGCCGGGCCAGATCCTGGTGCTCTACAAGGAGCGGATCATCCCGGAGTGCGTGCGGAATCCGTGTAGCAAGGACGGACACTTTATGATACGCGACACCTGCTATGAGTTCGGCAACACCAAGAAGGAAGAAAACCCGTGTCCCTACCAGGAGGCCACCTTTGTGCTTGGCGTGAATCCCAGCAACCTGATGGTTGACTGTGTGAAGCTGTCCGTTCAACTGCAGACGCGTATCTCGGACACGGAGGAGGCTCCGCCGGAATACTACGTCGATGTGGCCGAGAAGTGCGCCCGCGGCAGTCGGTTGCTGGCTCAGGGAAAGTGTCCTTAG
- the LOC6536467 gene encoding protein cereblon isoform X2: MDDEETSEINSVQGQDEDVQLEVQPQAQGPQDRQVDAIEQAWNNATQDEQSPPAEEAFQDPLAIDGEGGNAPEAMVEDVLQDDTASEGSHPSSDMSLETPGSEELLPRWMIPQNRLRSAVDMMVSQARNRDGGIAALLNRDNFLQRVRSIVFSQERRRSRTSEETSQEAADAEQPNDPPPQQPPRPPIDIGFDTNLPAEHSYFGNHLSRVPGVDYLEVGSVHHMLIFLHQHILFPGEVLPFMIDGRMFDEDMPGLDGLIFGVGFPLMQPPEDNPLKLYGVTCQIYERGESGRGLVFYKSRALQRIVINCEDIQGSPQYIARNPTSKCFSKVKILPEYFLPEPLQSVEMGSMARFRDIPSMRDKYRRFQLSTTTWPSDACQEYSFASIVERARQRLESQKIDTMPKCPIQLSFWLVRNLHLTEKMMRLTFLTDSVNTRLQLIKSTFKDESLFFCRYCNSSLAHCADLFAMSKHGVQTQYCNPDGYIHETNTVYRVMSHAIGYSGEPSTKFSWFPGYQWHIILCKFCAQHVGWEFKAVQPNLTPRVFFGLAGSSVRIGKASENTPFNGSTYVVRNMLRLISNEME; encoded by the exons ATGGACGACGAGGAGACCTCAG AAATCAATTCCGTGCAAGGACAGGACGAAGATGTGCAATTGGAGGTCCAGCCACAGGCACAGGGGCCCCAGGATCGACAAGTGGACGCAATCGAGCAGGCCTGGAACAATGCAACGCAAGACGAGCAGTCACCGCCGGCAGAAGAGGCGTTCCAAGATCCACTGGCAATCGATGGTGAGGGAGGGAATGCTCCGGAGGCCATGGTAGAGGACGTTTTGCAGGACGACACGGCCAGCGAGGGCAGTCATCCCAGCAGTGACATGTCGTTGGAGACTCCAGGAAGTGAGG AGCTTCTACCCCGCTGGATGATTCCCCAGAACCGACTGCGCTCTGCCGTGGACATGATGGTCTCGCAGGCCCGCAACCGAGATGGCGGCATCGCTGCTTTGCTCAATCGGGACAACTTCCTACAGCGTGTGCGTAGCATTGTCTTCAGCCAGGAGCGACGACGCAGTCGCACAAGCGAGGAAACGAGCCAGGAGGCTGCCGATGCCGAGCAGCCCAATGATCCACCACCACAGCAGCCGCCCCGACCGCCAATCGATATTGGCTTTGACACCAATCTGCCAGCGGAACATTCATACTTCGGCAACCATTTGAGTCGCGTGCCCGGAGTGGACTACTTGGAGGTCGGCAGCGTCCATCACATGCTCATCTTCCTGCACCAGCATATCCTTTTCCCCGGCGAGGTGCTACCCTTCATGATCGACGGACGAATGTTTGACGAGGATATGCCCGGTCTGGACGGCCTGATCTTCGGCGTGGGCTTTCCGCTGATGCAGCCGCCGGAGGACAACCCACTCAAGTTATATGGGGTCACGTGCCAGATCTACGAAAGGGGCGAAAGCGGCCGAGGGTTGGTGTTCTACAAATCACGAGCACTGCAGCGCATTGTCATTAACTGTGAAGATATACAAGG ATCCCCGCAGTACATTGCTCGCAATCCGACTAGCAAATGCTTCAGCAAAGTCAAAATATTGCCCGAGTACTTCCTGCCCGAACCCCTCCAATCTGTTGAGATGGGCTCGATGGCCAGATTTCGGGATATCCCCTCGATGCGCGACAAGTATCGCAGGTTCCAGCTCAGCACTACCACCTGGCCATCTGATGCCTGCCAAGAGTATTCGTTCGCGTCAATTGTGGAGCGCGCACGCCAGAGGCTAGAGTCCCAAAAGATAGACACAATGCCAAAATGCCCCATTCAGTTGTCCTTCTGGTTGGTGCGTAACCTTCACCTGACCGAGAAGATGATGCGTCTTACTTTCCTCACCGACTCGGTTAACACTCGCCTCCAATTAATCAAAAGCACGTTCAAGGACGAGTCGCTGTTCTTTTGCCGATATTGCAATAGCAGCTTGGCCCACTGCGCAGATCTCTTTGCCATGTCCAAACACGGTGTGCAGACCCAGTACTGCAATCCAG aTGGCTACATCCACGAAACAAACACTGTGTACCGGGTAATGTCCCATGCCATCGGCTACAGCGGCGAGCCGTCTACCAAGTTTAGCTGGTTTCCCGGCTACCAGTGGCACATCATTCTGTGCAAGTTTTGCGCCCAGCACGTCGGTTGGGAGTTCAAGGCCGTGCAGCCCAACCTAACACCCAGGGTGTTCTTCGGCTTGGCCGGCTCCAGCGTGCGTATTGGAAAGGCCAGCGAGAACACGCCCTTCAATGGAAGCACCTATGTGGTGCGCAACATGCTGCGGCTAATCTCCAATGAGATGGAATGA
- the LOC6536467 gene encoding protein cereblon isoform X1 — MDDEETSEINSVQGQDEDVQLEVQPQAQGPQDRQVDAIEQAWNNATQDEQSPPAEEAFQDPLAIDGEGGNAPEAMVEDVLQDDTASEGSHPSSDMSLETPGSEDDSDLELLPRWMIPQNRLRSAVDMMVSQARNRDGGIAALLNRDNFLQRVRSIVFSQERRRSRTSEETSQEAADAEQPNDPPPQQPPRPPIDIGFDTNLPAEHSYFGNHLSRVPGVDYLEVGSVHHMLIFLHQHILFPGEVLPFMIDGRMFDEDMPGLDGLIFGVGFPLMQPPEDNPLKLYGVTCQIYERGESGRGLVFYKSRALQRIVINCEDIQGSPQYIARNPTSKCFSKVKILPEYFLPEPLQSVEMGSMARFRDIPSMRDKYRRFQLSTTTWPSDACQEYSFASIVERARQRLESQKIDTMPKCPIQLSFWLVRNLHLTEKMMRLTFLTDSVNTRLQLIKSTFKDESLFFCRYCNSSLAHCADLFAMSKHGVQTQYCNPDGYIHETNTVYRVMSHAIGYSGEPSTKFSWFPGYQWHIILCKFCAQHVGWEFKAVQPNLTPRVFFGLAGSSVRIGKASENTPFNGSTYVVRNMLRLISNEME; from the exons ATGGACGACGAGGAGACCTCAG AAATCAATTCCGTGCAAGGACAGGACGAAGATGTGCAATTGGAGGTCCAGCCACAGGCACAGGGGCCCCAGGATCGACAAGTGGACGCAATCGAGCAGGCCTGGAACAATGCAACGCAAGACGAGCAGTCACCGCCGGCAGAAGAGGCGTTCCAAGATCCACTGGCAATCGATGGTGAGGGAGGGAATGCTCCGGAGGCCATGGTAGAGGACGTTTTGCAGGACGACACGGCCAGCGAGGGCAGTCATCCCAGCAGTGACATGTCGTTGGAGACTCCAGGAAGTGAGG ATGACTCCGATCTAGAGCTTCTACCCCGCTGGATGATTCCCCAGAACCGACTGCGCTCTGCCGTGGACATGATGGTCTCGCAGGCCCGCAACCGAGATGGCGGCATCGCTGCTTTGCTCAATCGGGACAACTTCCTACAGCGTGTGCGTAGCATTGTCTTCAGCCAGGAGCGACGACGCAGTCGCACAAGCGAGGAAACGAGCCAGGAGGCTGCCGATGCCGAGCAGCCCAATGATCCACCACCACAGCAGCCGCCCCGACCGCCAATCGATATTGGCTTTGACACCAATCTGCCAGCGGAACATTCATACTTCGGCAACCATTTGAGTCGCGTGCCCGGAGTGGACTACTTGGAGGTCGGCAGCGTCCATCACATGCTCATCTTCCTGCACCAGCATATCCTTTTCCCCGGCGAGGTGCTACCCTTCATGATCGACGGACGAATGTTTGACGAGGATATGCCCGGTCTGGACGGCCTGATCTTCGGCGTGGGCTTTCCGCTGATGCAGCCGCCGGAGGACAACCCACTCAAGTTATATGGGGTCACGTGCCAGATCTACGAAAGGGGCGAAAGCGGCCGAGGGTTGGTGTTCTACAAATCACGAGCACTGCAGCGCATTGTCATTAACTGTGAAGATATACAAGG ATCCCCGCAGTACATTGCTCGCAATCCGACTAGCAAATGCTTCAGCAAAGTCAAAATATTGCCCGAGTACTTCCTGCCCGAACCCCTCCAATCTGTTGAGATGGGCTCGATGGCCAGATTTCGGGATATCCCCTCGATGCGCGACAAGTATCGCAGGTTCCAGCTCAGCACTACCACCTGGCCATCTGATGCCTGCCAAGAGTATTCGTTCGCGTCAATTGTGGAGCGCGCACGCCAGAGGCTAGAGTCCCAAAAGATAGACACAATGCCAAAATGCCCCATTCAGTTGTCCTTCTGGTTGGTGCGTAACCTTCACCTGACCGAGAAGATGATGCGTCTTACTTTCCTCACCGACTCGGTTAACACTCGCCTCCAATTAATCAAAAGCACGTTCAAGGACGAGTCGCTGTTCTTTTGCCGATATTGCAATAGCAGCTTGGCCCACTGCGCAGATCTCTTTGCCATGTCCAAACACGGTGTGCAGACCCAGTACTGCAATCCAG aTGGCTACATCCACGAAACAAACACTGTGTACCGGGTAATGTCCCATGCCATCGGCTACAGCGGCGAGCCGTCTACCAAGTTTAGCTGGTTTCCCGGCTACCAGTGGCACATCATTCTGTGCAAGTTTTGCGCCCAGCACGTCGGTTGGGAGTTCAAGGCCGTGCAGCCCAACCTAACACCCAGGGTGTTCTTCGGCTTGGCCGGCTCCAGCGTGCGTATTGGAAAGGCCAGCGAGAACACGCCCTTCAATGGAAGCACCTATGTGGTGCGCAACATGCTGCGGCTAATCTCCAATGAGATGGAATGA
- the LOC6536468 gene encoding E3 ubiquitin-protein ligase FANCL isoform X2 yields the protein MEGKEEDVVCLLRQKYPGLEAELQPSGACIIRGVLKSEDIWRRLKLYLPHHPALNGLQLYVQESLEFKLYTSANLKLQDDWLLEDLLDNLPKVLPAKEAPTLPKELCGEGNIYYDILALYKSNEYSLQVNEACSMIRFSEFTDFEQHYLELKVPSLHLHDHSLPDCVMLGEMLTKSAGNLEEVLNLFRKLLEDLRPFYDNFMDIDELCHVLQPSPISSKHKTRMFPLKDRVYLKLTIADPFACIASMSLKIIGPTEEVARLRHVLSDGLSNWDPEMNIHKNLLRMFDLCYFPMPDWSNGSKLNEEDNEELRCNICFSYRLDGGEVPLVSCDNAKCVLKCHAACLEEWFKTLMDGKTFLEVSFGQCPFCKALSTSFAALLND from the exons ATGGAAGGTAAGGAAGAAGATGTAGTGTGCCTTCTGCGTCAAAAGTATCCTGGTCTGGAAGCAGAGCTTCAGCCCAGTGGAGCTTGCATCATCAGAGGAGTTTTGAAGAGTGAG GATATCTGGCGTCGCCTTAAGCTCTATCTGCCCCACCACCCAGCTCTTAATGGCTTGCAGCTCTATGTCCAGGAAAGCTTGGAGTTCAAGCTATACACATCGGCTAATCTGAAGTTGCAGGATGACTGGCTGCTGGAAGATTTGCTGGACAATTTGCCAAAAGTTCTTCCTGCCAAAGAAGCCCCAACACTGCCAAAGGAACTATGTGGGGAGGGGAACATATACTACGATATCCTGGCCTTGTACAAGTCCAACGAGTATAGCCTGCAAGTGAATGAGGCCTGCTCCATGATTCGTTTCAGCGAGTTCACCGACTTCGAGCAGCATTATTTGGAGCTGAAAGTCCCGTCTCTTCACTTGCATGATCACAGTTTGCCAGATTGCGTAATGCTGGGTGAAATGCTGACCAAGAGTGCTGGAAACCTAGAGGAGGTCCTTAACCTTTTCCGCAAGCTTCTGGAAGATCTGCGTCCATTCTACGACAACTTTATGGACATCGACGAGCTTTGTCATGTGCTGCAACCATCGCCCATCAGCAGCAAACACAAGACGCGGATGTTCCCTCTCAAGGATCGTGTCTATTTGAAGCTAACCATCGCGGATCCCTTTGCTTGCATTGCGTCCATGTCGCTGAAGATCATAGGGCCCACGGAAGAGGTGGCCCGCCTCCGTCACGTGCTCAGCGATGGTCTGAGTAATTGGGACCCTGAAATGAACATTCACAAGAACCTACTGCGCATGTTCGACTTGTGCTACTTTCCCATGCCAGACTGGTCTAATGGCTCCAAGCTGAATGAAGAGGACAACGAGGAGCTGCGCTGTAACATTTGCTTTTCCTATCGCCTGGATGGGGGCGAGGTGCCCCTTGTCTCCTGTGACAATGCCAAATGTGTGCTCAAGTGCCATGCCGCCTGTTTGGAGGAGTGGTTTAAGACTCTGATGGATGGCAAGACCTTTCTGGAGGTCTCCTTCGGGCAGTGTCCCTTCTGCAAGGCG CTGTCCACCTCATTTGCTGCACTGTTAAATGATTGA
- the LOC6536468 gene encoding E3 ubiquitin-protein ligase FANCL isoform X1 → MEGKEEDVVCLLRQKYPGLEAELQPSGACIIRGVLKSEDIWRRLKLYLPHHPALNGLQLYVQESLEFKLYTSANLKLQDDWLLEDLLDNLPKVLPAKEAPTLPKELCGEGNIYYDILALYKSNEYSLQVNEACSMIRFSEFTDFEQHYLELKVPSLHLHDHSLPDCVMLGEMLTKSAGNLEEVLNLFRKLLEDLRPFYDNFMDIDELCHVLQPSPISSKHKTRMFPLKDRVYLKLTIADPFACIASMSLKIIGPTEEVARLRHVLSDGLSNWDPEMNIHKNLLRMFDLCYFPMPDWSNGSKLNEEDNEELRCNICFSYRLDGGEVPLVSCDNAKCVLKCHAACLEEWFKTLMDGKTFLEVSFGQCPFCKAKLSTSFAALLND, encoded by the exons ATGGAAGGTAAGGAAGAAGATGTAGTGTGCCTTCTGCGTCAAAAGTATCCTGGTCTGGAAGCAGAGCTTCAGCCCAGTGGAGCTTGCATCATCAGAGGAGTTTTGAAGAGTGAG GATATCTGGCGTCGCCTTAAGCTCTATCTGCCCCACCACCCAGCTCTTAATGGCTTGCAGCTCTATGTCCAGGAAAGCTTGGAGTTCAAGCTATACACATCGGCTAATCTGAAGTTGCAGGATGACTGGCTGCTGGAAGATTTGCTGGACAATTTGCCAAAAGTTCTTCCTGCCAAAGAAGCCCCAACACTGCCAAAGGAACTATGTGGGGAGGGGAACATATACTACGATATCCTGGCCTTGTACAAGTCCAACGAGTATAGCCTGCAAGTGAATGAGGCCTGCTCCATGATTCGTTTCAGCGAGTTCACCGACTTCGAGCAGCATTATTTGGAGCTGAAAGTCCCGTCTCTTCACTTGCATGATCACAGTTTGCCAGATTGCGTAATGCTGGGTGAAATGCTGACCAAGAGTGCTGGAAACCTAGAGGAGGTCCTTAACCTTTTCCGCAAGCTTCTGGAAGATCTGCGTCCATTCTACGACAACTTTATGGACATCGACGAGCTTTGTCATGTGCTGCAACCATCGCCCATCAGCAGCAAACACAAGACGCGGATGTTCCCTCTCAAGGATCGTGTCTATTTGAAGCTAACCATCGCGGATCCCTTTGCTTGCATTGCGTCCATGTCGCTGAAGATCATAGGGCCCACGGAAGAGGTGGCCCGCCTCCGTCACGTGCTCAGCGATGGTCTGAGTAATTGGGACCCTGAAATGAACATTCACAAGAACCTACTGCGCATGTTCGACTTGTGCTACTTTCCCATGCCAGACTGGTCTAATGGCTCCAAGCTGAATGAAGAGGACAACGAGGAGCTGCGCTGTAACATTTGCTTTTCCTATCGCCTGGATGGGGGCGAGGTGCCCCTTGTCTCCTGTGACAATGCCAAATGTGTGCTCAAGTGCCATGCCGCCTGTTTGGAGGAGTGGTTTAAGACTCTGATGGATGGCAAGACCTTTCTGGAGGTCTCCTTCGGGCAGTGTCCCTTCTGCAAGGCG AAGCTGTCCACCTCATTTGCTGCACTGTTAAATGATTGA
- the LOC6536469 gene encoding mite group 2 allergen Lep d 2, with protein sequence MEFPSRKMLRIVVTLALILATVSATTVQQCKNKPFPLDVKIKDCEEPPCVVYKGSIAVMEVHFLGNNNNIKSITATTTARVLGMNLPYALPEEVSNVCRNLLYGAICPIDKDEDVTYEFNFYVEPSFPEITADVTVTLNDAQDEPITCFVVSCKIRKGATAAQMDGFLLDWTNTQ encoded by the exons ATGGAGTTTCCGTCCAGAAAAATGTTGCGAATCGTTGTAACTTTGGCTCTAATTCTGGCCACGGTCAGTGCCACCACTGTTCAGCAGT GCAAAAACAAGCCGTTTCCACTGGATGTGAAGATTAAGGATTGCGAGGAACCGCCGTGCGTTGTGTACAAAGGAAGCATTGCTGTAATGGAGGTGCACTTCCTGGGCA ATAACAATAATATCAAGAGCATCACGGCCACCACAACGGCCAGGGTGTTGGGCATGAATCTGCCATATGCCCTGCCCGAGGAAGTGTCCAATGTGTGCCGCAATCTCCTGTACGGTGCAATCTGTCCCATCGACAAGGACGAGGATGTCACGTACGAGTTTAACTTCTATGTGGAGCCCTCGTTCCCGGAAATCACGGCGGACGTCACTGTCACATTGAACGATGCTCAAGACGAACCGATCACCTGCTTCGTGGTGAGCTGTAAAATCCGTAAGGGAGCCACTGCAGCACAGATGGACGGATTTCTGTTGGACTGGACGAACACCCAATAA
- the LOC6536470 gene encoding uncharacterized protein LOC6536470, which produces MQVKVLVLISLGLLSLAAGQQEHPATTVKKCSGSKPFPLEVRVHNCVTPPCLIVKGTTQKFEIDFAVDKYITQLTTLVKATTLGIITVPYELPADVAAVCPNLQYGAYCPLYPTEDVSYLFSFPIGEYPEIGVKIEIYLVDQDNEIATCFVCDIKVVKGNGGNTLYELDYLN; this is translated from the exons ATGCAGGTTAAGGTGTTGGTTCTGATCTCCCTGGGATTACTGTCGCTGGCCGCCGGTCAGCAGGAGCATCCGGCGACGACTGTGAAGAAAT GTTCCGGAAGTAAACCCTTTCCTCTGGAAGTGCGTGTCCACAACTGCGTTACTCCACCCTGCCTGATTGTGAAGGGAACGACCCAGAAGTTCGAGATCGACTTCGCCGTGGACAAGTACATCACCCAGCTGACGACCTTGGTGAAGGCCACCACCCTCGGAATCATTACGGTGCCCTATGAACTGCCTGCGGATGTGGCTGCCGTCTGCCCGAATCTCCAGTACGGCGCCTATTGCCCGCTGTATCCCACCGAGGATGTCTCCTATCTGTTCTCGTTTCCCATCGGGGAGTATCCCGAGATCGGCGTGAAGATCGAGATCTATCTGGTGGATCAGGACAATGAGATTGCCACGTGCTTCGTGTGCGATATTAAGGTGGTCAAGGGCAATGGCGGCAATACGCTCTATGAGCTGGACTATCTCAACTGA